The Thioflexithrix psekupsensis genomic interval AGAGAAAAAATAATCTGTTTATTGTCGTCTAATAAACTTTCTAAATCTAATCCCAAATGGCGCGCAAAGTGAAATTTAAGTTGCAATAAACCTGTGGGTAAATCCGCTATTTCGTCTTCCCACCAAGAAGGCAATACTTGCTTCAAATAGCTTTTTTTAAAACCTATGGAATCAAGACGATTATATAAAATTTTTAATTTGTCAGTTTGAACAGTCATCGCATGAACTCCTAAGTCGAAAAAAACCGTTATTGGTGATATTGTAGCAGGCTAAGGCTTTTCTTGAAACAATTCACCGCCAATAACCCCCACCGTCTTCACACTCACTCTTACCACTTTTTTAATTAAATCAATCACATAACGCGGATTGTCGGGCAGCCATTCGTTGGGGTCGTTGCGGATGCCGCTGGCTTTGTCGGTGGTGATTTGGTAGCGGTCTATTAACCAATCTAGGGCGGATTTGCCGTTGACGATGTATTCATGCGCGGCGGCGGGAATACCGCTTAGGCTTAAATGTTCGTTGTAGATTAATACGCTTTTATCGACGCTTTTGCCGCTTTTTGTGTAGCGCATTTTTTCGACGCGATAATGACGCATTTCTGGCGTACAAGTCCATTCTTCTTTTAAATCATAAGGTTCTATGGTTTCGTAGTTTAAATGCCAATAAGCCAGTTGTTTGCCCATGTCGCTGTATTGCCAGAAGTCGGGCATGTAGGGAATGCGGGGCAGCATTTTTTTTAGGTCGGCGGCGTAGTTGGTTTTGTATTCAGAATCGTGCAGTACGCCATAAATGTAGTAGAAAATAGCGGTTTTGTCGATACGCGAGTCGGCATAATGGGCGCGATAGTCGCGTAATATGTCGTCGTTGATCGCGTCGCGTCGCTGCCAATGGCTGGTGTTTTGGCTAAATAATCCTTCGGTTGCGGTGCTTTCTTCGTAAATATATAGGGGGAAACATTGACCTGTATCTTGCGAATGTAAATTAGGAATAACATTGACTATTAACGCAGAAAAATCTTTACTTGCGCCAATTCCACTAACACAAATCACTAAATTTTCAGTGTCTGGATTGGGGAAGATTTTGGGCATTTGATAAATCATTTCATTAAATTGTCTATCAAAATATAACCATTGTTTGCAAAAAGGGCGATACATGCTTTTAATAATGCAAGCCTCATTAAAAACACCTAATTTATTGCGCTGCAAACTTTGTTTTGTACTTCTTGCCCAACTGATTTTTTCTGCATCAAAATCAATAAATTGCTCCACATCAGGACGTTCATTTTTAGGAATAGCGTGATAAGCCTCTACCTGTGAATTATAAAATGCAATTGTGCGTTGCATATTATTAGCTAGGTTAGATTTAGCAAAATTGTAAGCCCAAGTGTCTCGCCCTGTTGCAATTCCAAGCGAATAAGAGTTAAAAAACATTTTTTCCGCTTTATTTTTCTTATCTCCCAAAGAAATAAAAGTAGAAAAATCATCATTACGTTGGTTAATCCAATCATGAGATTCATTCGGTTTTATTAATTGCCAATTAATACCAGAAATATCTTTAAAAGCGGCAATCGTGTTTAATTTTTCTTCTCGACTTAAATAGTCGCCAATATCGTGATAAAACAATTCTCCATTGCCTTTTTTAGCAGGGTTTTTAATTAAAACAGTAATGGCAACGGGCGTACGACTGCCTTGCCCAAAAACATTGTCTTTTTCCATGCGTCGTTGCTCGCCAGAAGTGCGCGCATTTCCGCGCAAATTAAAGCAATAAATACTGCTAAATTCATCCGCTAAACATTTACGCAAGCCACTGGCTGCATTGCCATCAATAAATGAGCCATTGGTAACAAAAGCAATAATTCCCTTGTCTTTAACGCGATCCGAAGCCCAGCGAATGGCGCGAATATAAGCATCATAAAGGTTTCTAATAGATGTTGCATTTGAGAATTTAGCATAAGTTTCTGTGATGCGATTATCTAACGAAAAATAAGCCAAATTTTGATTATTATCATTTGCGCTGCTTTGCCCTGCGGAATAAGGCGGATTACCGATAATAATTTGAATGGGCGTGGCTTTTTGTTTCTCGACGCGCTCATTATTTTCAGGTAAAACTTGCACATCCACCCAATCGCGTTTTTCATACATCTGAAAAGTATCCGTTAAAACCATCCCATTAAACGGCAAATAATCGGATTGATTTAACTCATGAAAAGCCTCTTCAATATTCACCGCTGCAATATAATAAGCCAATAAAACAATTTCATTCGCGTGCAATTCCGTTTCATATTTACGCAATAAATTTTCTTTAGCAATCAAACCACTTTGCAATAAGCGCACAATAAACGTTCCCGTTCCCGAAAACGGATCAAGAATATGCACCCCTTCATCACCCAAACTTTTACCAAATTCACGCTGCAAAGCCACCGCAGCACTTTGCACAATAAAATCCACCACCTCCACAGGCGTATAAACAATACCTAAACGCTCAGACAGGCGCGGAAAAGCCGATTTAAAAAACTTATCATAAAGTTCAATAATCACTCTTTGCTTACCTGCGGAATTATCAATGCCGCTGGCGCGTTTTCTAACACTGTCATAAAACTTTTCTAAAGTTTTTCTTTCTTCTTCTAAAGTCTGTTCTTCTAAAATCGATAACATTTTCTGCATGGCTTGAGAAACGGGATTTTTTTGCGTAAATTCATAATTCTCAAATAAAGCATCAAAAACGGGTTTAGTAATTAAATGCTGCGCCAACATTTCAATGGCTTCATGCTGTTGAATACTGGGATTAATTTGTTGTTGCAACCCTGTTAGAAACTCAGAAAAAGCGACTTGATATATTCCCGACTTTAACAAATCATTTAAACGTTTAATATGTCGTTCAGCAATATCCGCAATATCCTTTGCCCAATCCTCCCAATAACGCCGTTCCCCACATTTTAAAACCAACTTAGCAAACAGGGCATTTTTCCAACTGGTGACATCAAAATTAATATCAAACTGAATTGAATTTGTGCCATAAGTTGCTGATTCTTCGGCGATTTCTTGACCAATGACATTAAAGGATAAATTATCAGGAATAGCGCGATTCAATTCAATTTTATTTATCATGGCTTGAAAGCGATCATCATGCGCCCGCAAAGCCTGCAAAACATCCCAAACCACCTTAAATGCTTCATTTTTATCCAGAGCTTCTTCAGGCGACATTTGCGACGGAATAACCACAGGCAAAATAACATAACCATATTTTTTATTAGGCGATTTACGCATCACGCGCCCGACCGATTGCACCACATCGATTTTAGAATTTCTTGGATTCAAAAAAATAACGGCATCTAATGCAGGCACATCTACGCCTTCAGACAAACAACGGGCATTCGATAAAATGCGACATTCCAAATTTTTAGGCTCATCTTTCAACCAGCGCAAATGAGAATTACGCGCAGCAATTCCCATTTTTCCATCCACATGTTTTGCGGCGCAAATTAAATCAATTACATCAGGATTATTTTGCTTATATTCTTGCACAACGGAAGCAAAATTTTTCACCATACTTTCAGAATCTTTAATGCGCCCCGCAAAAGCCACCGCACGGCGCATATAAGGCAAATCATCATCGTTATTTTCGCCGTGGAATTTTTTCGCCAAACCATTCCAAAAGCCAATAATTTTCGCTTTATCTTCAACGCTCAATTCACTGTTTAAATTCTGCTGGCCAAACTGTTTCACATAATCTTCTGGCACGGCCAAAACCAACACTTTATAATCCGATAATAAACCTTTTTCCACTGCCGTAGAAAAGCCTAATTTATGTAAATCTTCTCCATAAATCGCGGGATCATCCATAGAACATAAAATAGCGTCATTTTCTTCTGCTTTCTTCTTAGCCGTGTCAGTAAATAAGCGCGGAGTTGCGGTCATATAAAGGCGTTTTTTAGCCTGAATAAACTTATTTTCATGCACTTTAACAAAATGCGATTCATCATTTTTAGCCAGCGTTACGCCAGTGGTGCGATGGGCTTCATCACAAATGACCAAATCAAAAATCATTAACGTTTCTTTTTGCCACGC includes:
- a CDS encoding type ISP restriction/modification enzyme, with translation MIFSTYQSIDVVSAWQKETLMIFDLVICDEAHRTTGVTLAKNDESHFVKVHENKFIQAKKRLYMTATPRLFTDTAKKKAEENDAILCSMDDPAIYGEDLHKLGFSTAVEKGLLSDYKVLVLAVPEDYVKQFGQQNLNSELSVEDKAKIIGFWNGLAKKFHGENNDDDLPYMRRAVAFAGRIKDSESMVKNFASVVQEYKQNNPDVIDLICAAKHVDGKMGIAARNSHLRWLKDEPKNLECRILSNARCLSEGVDVPALDAVIFLNPRNSKIDVVQSVGRVMRKSPNKKYGYVILPVVIPSQMSPEEALDKNEAFKVVWDVLQALRAHDDRFQAMINKIELNRAIPDNLSFNVIGQEIAEESATYGTNSIQFDINFDVTSWKNALFAKLVLKCGERRYWEDWAKDIADIAERHIKRLNDLLKSGIYQVAFSEFLTGLQQQINPSIQQHEAIEMLAQHLITKPVFDALFENYEFTQKNPVSQAMQKMLSILEEQTLEEERKTLEKFYDSVRKRASGIDNSAGKQRVIIELYDKFFKSAFPRLSERLGIVYTPVEVVDFIVQSAAVALQREFGKSLGDEGVHILDPFSGTGTFIVRLLQSGLIAKENLLRKYETELHANEIVLLAYYIAAVNIEEAFHELNQSDYLPFNGMVLTDTFQMYEKRDWVDVQVLPENNERVEKQKATPIQIIIGNPPYSAGQSSANDNNQNLAYFSLDNRITETYAKFSNATSIRNLYDAYIRAIRWASDRVKDKGIIAFVTNGSFIDGNAASGLRKCLADEFSSIYCFNLRGNARTSGEQRRMEKDNVFGQGSRTPVAITVLIKNPAKKGNGELFYHDIGDYLSREEKLNTIAAFKDISGINWQLIKPNESHDWINQRNDDFSTFISLGDKKNKAEKMFFNSYSLGIATGRDTWAYNFAKSNLANNMQRTIAFYNSQVEAYHAIPKNERPDVEQFIDFDAEKISWARSTKQSLQRNKLGVFNEACIIKSMYRPFCKQWLYFDRQFNEMIYQMPKIFPNPDTENLVICVSGIGASKDFSALIVNVIPNLHSQDTGQCFPLYIYEESTATEGLFSQNTSHWQRRDAINDDILRDYRAHYADSRIDKTAIFYYIYGVLHDSEYKTNYAADLKKMLPRIPYMPDFWQYSDMGKQLAYWHLNYETIEPYDLKEEWTCTPEMRHYRVEKMRYTKSGKSVDKSVLIYNEHLSLSGIPAAAHEYIVNGKSALDWLIDRYQITTDKASGIRNDPNEWLPDNPRYVIDLIKKVVRVSVKTVGVIGGELFQEKP